A single window of Caldicellulosiruptor bescii DSM 6725 DNA harbors:
- a CDS encoding sugar ABC transporter substrate-binding protein, producing MRKRMQNLSFRLIAFFSAIIFVAIALYDIYNIRFINVTDKKTNFRNSVRIMMILPQNQTYWNWFLEKYKDISEKQGIISDIVFYNTSEEAYKYLKLATVTKPDAIVMCNIYNSKEIAQMLPIIKSNNIFIVSLFNDMLFRYEDVFVGIDYYYKGKIAGKIIYKVLNEKNSIPKDLRIAIINPLYTTIGGTLEVKGLTDFLKSKGIKEISIKNFNFEYPAFPSEEVARQLILEDKQKFNVIYIGSETDTLTIAQNIITFNKLDKFIVIGAGTNEKLQKYVKEKIINGIINDKGDLIAQKLCEAILSWKKFGHASSHISTNFNVIE from the coding sequence ATGCGAAAAAGAATGCAAAATTTGAGCTTTAGATTGATAGCTTTTTTCAGCGCAATTATCTTTGTAGCCATTGCATTGTATGATATTTATAATATAAGATTTATAAATGTAACAGATAAAAAAACAAACTTTAGAAATTCAGTAAGAATAATGATGATACTACCTCAAAACCAGACATACTGGAACTGGTTTTTGGAAAAATATAAAGATATCTCTGAAAAGCAGGGAATTATAAGTGATATTGTATTTTATAACACCTCTGAAGAAGCATATAAATATTTGAAATTGGCAACTGTGACAAAACCAGATGCAATTGTTATGTGCAATATATATAATTCAAAAGAAATTGCTCAAATGTTGCCAATTATTAAAAGCAATAATATTTTTATTGTATCCCTATTTAATGATATGCTCTTTAGATACGAAGATGTTTTTGTAGGAATTGATTATTATTATAAAGGCAAGATAGCTGGAAAGATTATATATAAAGTTTTAAATGAAAAAAACAGTATACCTAAAGACTTAAGAATTGCAATTATCAATCCGTTATATACAACAATTGGCGGAACGCTTGAGGTAAAAGGGCTTACTGACTTTTTAAAATCCAAAGGTATAAAAGAAATTAGCATAAAAAACTTTAATTTTGAATACCCTGCATTCCCATCTGAGGAGGTTGCAAGACAGCTCATTTTAGAAGACAAACAGAAATTCAATGTAATTTATATTGGAAGTGAAACAGACACACTTACAATTGCTCAAAATATTATAACCTTTAATAAGCTTGACAAATTCATTGTAATTGGTGCTGGTACAAATGAAAAACTTCAAAAATATGTTAAAGAAAAGATAATCAATGGAATTATAAATGACAAAGGAGATTTGATTGCCCAAAAGCTTTGCGAGGCAATACTTAGCTGGAAAAAGTTTGGTCATGCATCTTCTCATATTTCAACAAATTTTAACGTTATCGAATAA
- the xylF gene encoding D-xylose ABC transporter substrate-binding protein, whose protein sequence is MKKSLLRIVAIFVAVVFIVGIGYAVVPKYASAKSSKKQIKIGLSLATLQEERWHKDRDEFVKAAQKLGAKVLVQAANMDDVKQKEQCENLISQGVDVLVIVPNNAEVFTSIIEEAHKAKIPVISYDRLIKNANVDLYISFDNIKVGELQGKYLTSKVPKGNYFVFRGAPTDNNATLFYQGAMKYIQPLVKSGKVKVLFDQPVKDWKPEEALRLCENALTAAKNNVQGILAPNDGTAGGIIQALKAQGLAGKVVVTGQDADLAAVKRIVEGTQTMTVFKDVRLLAKKAAEVAVELAKGKKVSQLKDVNGKVYNGKINVPSILLTPVAVDKSNIDKVLIQSGWFTKEQVYGKK, encoded by the coding sequence ATGAAAAAATCACTATTAAGAATTGTTGCCATTTTTGTTGCGGTTGTCTTCATAGTTGGTATTGGCTATGCAGTTGTTCCAAAATATGCAAGCGCAAAATCTTCTAAAAAGCAAATCAAAATTGGGTTGTCCTTAGCTACTTTGCAGGAGGAAAGATGGCACAAAGACAGAGATGAATTTGTAAAAGCAGCTCAAAAGCTTGGTGCAAAAGTTTTAGTTCAGGCTGCTAATATGGACGATGTAAAGCAAAAAGAACAGTGTGAGAATTTAATTAGCCAGGGTGTAGATGTTCTTGTTATAGTTCCAAACAATGCAGAAGTTTTCACATCCATAATTGAAGAAGCTCACAAGGCAAAAATACCAGTAATTTCATACGACAGATTAATTAAAAACGCAAATGTTGATCTTTACATCTCATTTGACAATATAAAAGTTGGTGAACTTCAGGGTAAATACTTAACATCAAAGGTTCCAAAGGGCAACTACTTTGTATTCAGAGGCGCTCCAACAGACAACAACGCAACACTCTTCTATCAAGGTGCTATGAAGTATATCCAGCCACTTGTAAAGAGCGGAAAAGTAAAAGTTCTCTTTGACCAGCCAGTAAAAGACTGGAAACCAGAAGAGGCTTTGAGACTTTGTGAAAATGCTCTTACTGCAGCAAAGAACAACGTTCAAGGAATCTTGGCACCAAACGATGGAACAGCTGGCGGAATCATTCAGGCTCTCAAAGCACAGGGGCTTGCTGGTAAGGTTGTTGTAACAGGTCAGGATGCAGACCTTGCAGCTGTTAAGAGAATTGTTGAGGGTACACAGACAATGACAGTGTTCAAAGATGTAAGACTTTTAGCTAAAAAAGCTGCTGAGGTTGCAGTTGAGCTTGCAAAAGGCAAGAAGGTTTCTCAGCTCAAAGATGTAAACGGCAAGGTTTACAATGGTAAGATAAATGTACCATCAATACTTTTGACACCAGTTGCAGTTGATAAGTCTAACATTGACAAGGTACTTATCCAGAGCGGTTGGTTCACAAAAGAACAGGTTTATGGCAAGAAGTAA
- a CDS encoding xylose ABC transporter ATP-binding protein — protein MSEYILEMVHITKEFPGVKALDDVTFKVKKGEIHALVGENGAGKSTLMKILSGVYPYGTYSGDIFIEGKKQHFRNIKDSEHAGVAIIYQELTLVKGMTVGENIFLGREPVVNGIINWNKVYADSKKLFEKLNIEIDVYEKVENLGIGQQQMVEIAKAISKDSKILILDEPTAALTESETRQLFRILKDLKNHGVTCIYISHRLEEIFEIADTVTVLRDGKTISTDPISNLTEDEIIKRMVGRELTQRYPKVPHKAKRTIMEVRNFSVYDKDNPEKKIIDNVSFEIKEGEILGISGLMGAGRTELFMSIFGAYPGRKEGEIWLEGKKISINNPREAIEHGICYLSEDRKRYGLVLMMDIKDNILLPNYQKFANGGIINIPKSLSTALDYVGKLRIKIASPFQQVMNLSGGNQQKVIIAKWLLANPKILILDEPTRGIDVGAKYEIYNLMNQFVDQGVGIVMISSELPEILGMSDRILVMQKGKIAGELMAEDATQEKIMTLATGGR, from the coding sequence ATGAGCGAATATATTCTTGAGATGGTGCACATAACAAAAGAATTTCCAGGTGTCAAAGCGCTTGATGATGTAACTTTTAAGGTTAAAAAAGGTGAAATCCACGCTCTTGTTGGTGAAAATGGTGCAGGAAAATCCACTTTGATGAAGATTTTAAGCGGTGTGTATCCGTATGGCACATACAGCGGCGATATTTTCATTGAAGGCAAGAAGCAGCATTTTAGAAATATTAAAGACAGCGAACATGCAGGTGTTGCAATAATTTACCAGGAGCTGACCCTTGTTAAAGGCATGACTGTAGGCGAGAATATCTTTCTTGGCAGAGAGCCTGTTGTAAACGGGATTATAAACTGGAATAAGGTCTATGCTGATTCTAAAAAACTTTTTGAAAAGCTAAACATTGAGATAGATGTTTATGAAAAAGTTGAAAATTTAGGAATAGGCCAACAGCAGATGGTTGAGATTGCAAAGGCTATTTCAAAAGATAGCAAGATTTTAATTCTTGATGAGCCAACAGCAGCATTAACAGAGAGTGAAACAAGGCAGCTTTTCAGAATTTTAAAAGACCTCAAAAACCACGGGGTTACCTGCATATATATCTCTCACAGACTTGAAGAAATATTTGAGATAGCAGATACAGTAACAGTTTTAAGAGATGGTAAAACAATTTCAACAGACCCAATATCAAATCTCACTGAAGATGAGATAATAAAAAGAATGGTTGGGCGAGAACTTACTCAAAGGTATCCAAAAGTGCCACACAAAGCAAAAAGAACAATTATGGAAGTTAGAAACTTTTCTGTTTATGACAAAGATAATCCAGAAAAGAAGATAATAGATAATGTAAGCTTTGAGATAAAAGAAGGAGAAATTTTGGGTATATCAGGACTTATGGGGGCTGGCAGAACAGAACTTTTTATGAGCATATTTGGAGCATATCCAGGAAGAAAAGAAGGAGAAATTTGGCTTGAAGGGAAGAAAATAAGTATAAATAACCCCAGAGAGGCAATAGAACACGGGATATGTTATCTTTCAGAAGACAGAAAACGATATGGGCTTGTGCTCATGATGGATATAAAAGACAACATATTGCTTCCAAACTACCAGAAGTTTGCAAACGGTGGGATAATAAATATTCCAAAGTCACTCAGCACAGCTTTGGATTATGTTGGTAAGCTCAGAATTAAAATAGCTTCACCTTTCCAGCAGGTTATGAATTTAAGCGGTGGTAACCAGCAAAAGGTTATTATTGCTAAATGGCTTTTAGCAAATCCAAAAATATTAATTCTGGATGAGCCTACAAGAGGTATTGACGTTGGTGCAAAGTATGAAATTTATAACCTTATGAACCAGTTTGTTGACCAGGGTGTAGGAATTGTTATGATTTCATCAGAACTTCCTGAGATTTTGGGTATGTCAGATAGAATACTTGTTATGCAAAAGGGCAAAATTGCAGGTGAGCTCATGGCCGAAGATGCAACTCAAGAAAAGATTATGACTTTAGCAACAGGAGGAAGATAG
- a CDS encoding sugar ABC transporter permease, protein MNLKKNLRTYTLIIAILLIWTIFTVLTDGNFLTPRNLSMLARQMAITALVAIGMVFVIVAGHIDLSVGSVVGFTGAIAGVLQVWNGWSTPATVIAVLIVGIIIGIWQGYWVAYRGVPAFIVTLAGMLVFRGGVLLASKGITISPFKDSFRFIGQGYLNKALSIAFGAVLIVGYLLLTISQRNRRKKYNLEVLPMGLEIAKAAVVIALIVAFTGVMISYEGISIPVLILVVFTILLTFVSQNTTFGKYVYAIGGNKEAASLSGINIRNVTMKIFILMGFLSALAGIVLTSRLDAATSGAGTNMELDAIAAAILGGTSTLGGEGTVPGAIIGALIMASIDNGMSLLNLEYSYQLIVKGLVLVFAVWLDIMSRKKA, encoded by the coding sequence ATGAATTTGAAAAAAAACTTGCGAACTTACACTCTCATAATTGCAATTCTCCTTATATGGACAATATTTACAGTACTTACTGATGGGAATTTTCTAACACCAAGAAATCTTTCAATGCTTGCAAGACAGATGGCAATCACAGCTCTTGTTGCAATTGGTATGGTATTTGTAATTGTTGCAGGGCACATTGACCTTTCGGTTGGTTCTGTTGTCGGATTTACTGGTGCTATTGCTGGTGTTTTGCAGGTTTGGAATGGGTGGTCAACTCCTGCTACAGTTATTGCAGTTTTGATAGTTGGTATTATAATTGGTATATGGCAAGGATACTGGGTTGCATACAGGGGCGTTCCAGCATTCATTGTTACGCTGGCAGGAATGCTTGTGTTCAGAGGCGGTGTGCTTTTAGCAAGCAAGGGTATCACAATATCACCTTTTAAAGATAGTTTTAGATTTATCGGGCAAGGATATTTGAATAAAGCTTTGAGCATTGCATTTGGGGCTGTTTTAATTGTTGGGTATCTTCTTTTAACAATTAGCCAGAGAAATAGAAGGAAAAAATACAACTTAGAAGTTTTGCCAATGGGCTTGGAGATTGCAAAAGCTGCAGTTGTAATTGCTCTTATTGTTGCATTTACGGGCGTTATGATAAGCTATGAGGGAATTTCTATTCCTGTTCTGATACTTGTTGTGTTTACAATCCTGCTAACATTTGTTTCTCAGAACACAACATTTGGAAAATATGTGTATGCAATAGGTGGAAACAAAGAAGCAGCAAGTCTTTCGGGTATAAACATTAGAAATGTGACAATGAAGATTTTCATTCTCATGGGATTTTTATCGGCACTGGCAGGAATTGTATTAACATCAAGACTTGACGCTGCAACATCTGGTGCTGGAACAAATATGGAGCTTGATGCAATTGCTGCTGCAATCCTCGGTGGAACAAGCACACTTGGCGGTGAAGGAACAGTTCCGGGTGCTATCATAGGTGCTTTAATTATGGCAAGCATAGACAACGGTATGAGCCTTTTGAACTTGGAATATTCATATCAGCTGATTGTAAAAGGACTTGTTCTTGTATTTGCAGTTTGGCTTGATATTATGTCAAGAAAGAAAGCATAA
- a CDS encoding YIP1 family protein, with amino-acid sequence MEVLKPKNLLYLIIRPSRVFEIVKEKGVFLEQFLLYVIATFVYQLILPSPSKEQIESWVRENMKNPPTQNLEMTVKTMQFSLSPAVRAFSSLFGAGLVIVIFSLVVLVIVKILKGNINFKKSFALVSTAILITILQYILHIAIFLITHKSPVDFLAAKDTSFAQVLAKTFNIFEIWYLVLLGIGVYVVAGLSKAKSVICSLVVAVINLLLAGISLLVGKV; translated from the coding sequence ATGGAAGTTTTAAAACCAAAAAATCTCTTATACCTTATTATTCGCCCCTCCAGAGTATTTGAAATAGTAAAAGAAAAAGGCGTATTTTTGGAACAATTTCTTCTATACGTAATTGCTACATTTGTCTATCAGCTAATTCTTCCCTCACCTTCAAAAGAACAAATTGAGAGTTGGGTTAGGGAGAACATGAAAAATCCTCCTACTCAGAATCTTGAGATGACCGTAAAGACAATGCAGTTTTCTCTCTCCCCGGCTGTAAGGGCATTTTCAAGCTTGTTCGGCGCTGGTTTGGTAATAGTTATTTTCAGTCTTGTTGTTTTGGTAATAGTCAAAATTTTGAAAGGTAATATAAACTTCAAAAAGTCCTTTGCGCTTGTGTCAACAGCAATTCTTATTACTATACTCCAGTACATTCTGCACATTGCAATTTTTCTTATTACTCACAAAAGCCCTGTTGATTTTTTAGCAGCAAAGGATACTTCTTTTGCACAAGTTTTAGCAAAGACCTTTAATATCTTTGAAATTTGGTATCTTGTATTACTTGGAATTGGAGTATATGTAGTCGCAGGTCTGAGCAAAGCAAAAAGTGTAATATGCTCTTTGGTAGTAGCTGTTATTAATCTTTTGCTTGCTGGCATCTCATTGCTTGTAGGAAAAGTCTAA
- a CDS encoding ABC transporter permease, whose translation MKFSDILSLIVTNIKRRKLRTALTVMGIFIGSLGLFVVVSISTSFKDYIVKGISSLGNADVIYVMPNTNAGYTLEKLKTEIHDKDIKKLEKLRHVKFVIPFYFTNGNLKFKKFEGTVTLVATSVKEFSKKYTLQFGRFPKDDNESGCILGYGIAKLIANPSKGGFADENEVKKLVNKAIKIESKRINQAGEEETKEFSFKIRGIAKSDFNFDSSIILPMKAMDKIEDWRYSQQDFIKKTGYTYTFLVVDSPSHIPEVEKFLEREKYYYTSIKEQQEVIEKFLNAVKIIVGGIGAISLVVAAFGIANTMIMAILERRKEIGIFKVLGASSKNILLLFLFESGFLGFLGGVFSVIAGFALNFLIGLVLRARFPAINDFSIGFNIPLALFVLCISTLVGIIAGIYPAKKAVSIEVISALKEE comes from the coding sequence ATGAAGTTTTCAGACATACTTTCTTTGATTGTGACAAACATAAAAAGAAGAAAACTTCGTACTGCGCTTACCGTTATGGGAATATTTATTGGAAGTTTGGGACTTTTTGTTGTTGTGTCAATCAGTACATCTTTTAAGGATTATATAGTAAAAGGCATTTCAAGCTTGGGAAATGCTGATGTCATATATGTTATGCCTAACACCAATGCAGGGTATACTCTTGAAAAGTTGAAAACTGAAATTCACGACAAAGACATAAAAAAACTTGAAAAACTCAGACATGTAAAGTTTGTCATTCCTTTTTATTTTACTAATGGAAACCTGAAATTTAAGAAATTTGAAGGCACAGTAACACTTGTTGCAACATCTGTCAAAGAATTTTCAAAAAAATACACTCTGCAGTTTGGCAGGTTCCCGAAAGATGATAATGAAAGCGGATGCATACTTGGTTATGGGATTGCAAAACTGATTGCCAATCCTTCTAAAGGAGGTTTTGCAGATGAAAATGAGGTTAAAAAGCTTGTGAACAAGGCTATAAAGATTGAGAGCAAAAGAATCAATCAGGCAGGTGAAGAAGAAACAAAAGAGTTTTCATTTAAAATAAGAGGAATTGCAAAGAGTGATTTTAATTTTGATTCTTCTATAATTCTGCCAATGAAAGCTATGGATAAGATTGAAGACTGGAGATATTCTCAGCAGGATTTTATCAAAAAGACTGGATATACCTATACATTTTTAGTTGTAGACAGTCCTTCGCACATACCTGAGGTGGAAAAATTCTTAGAAAGAGAAAAATACTACTATACCTCAATCAAAGAACAGCAAGAGGTTATCGAAAAGTTTTTAAATGCGGTAAAAATCATAGTTGGCGGAATTGGAGCAATATCACTGGTTGTTGCAGCTTTTGGTATTGCAAATACAATGATAATGGCAATTTTAGAGAGGCGAAAAGAAATTGGGATATTTAAAGTATTAGGTGCAAGTTCTAAAAACATCTTGCTTTTGTTTCTTTTTGAATCAGGCTTTCTGGGTTTTTTGGGCGGTGTTTTTTCTGTAATAGCTGGATTTGCATTGAATTTTTTGATAGGTCTTGTGCTAAGGGCACGCTTCCCAGCCATAAACGACTTTAGTATCGGTTTTAACATTCCACTTGCCTTGTTTGTTTTATGCATTTCAACCCTAGTTGGCATTATTGCCGGGATTTACCCTGCTAAAAAAGCAGTCTCGATTGAAGTAATCTCTGCATTGAAAGAAGAATAA
- a CDS encoding COG1361 family protein — translation MRKKIITFALAIVFTLVVVLSFKPKTFADQNSLIIQKVWTEPSRVVPGTKFALNFELFNNSEKSLYDITIKLLSIEGRQTLSGFSPIGTTNEIYLKKLQKGEKKRLSLNMIADVELKTGVYNLVLSVSFKEDKVLITSTKIVGVVVGYNPQLLVQTLKFDQTTGKLNLKIVNIGKCTLENVLIEAFADSKTSSFVGTLENGDDYQESIVVEAKKQKNVKVVISYNDQFNKKFTITKILKAPSTQPKSSSKTKNKGSLLKSFLGLGD, via the coding sequence ATGAGGAAAAAAATAATAACATTTGCACTTGCTATAGTGTTTACTTTAGTTGTTGTTCTAAGTTTTAAACCCAAAACTTTTGCTGACCAGAATAGTTTAATAATCCAAAAGGTGTGGACAGAACCATCAAGAGTAGTACCTGGAACTAAATTTGCACTGAATTTTGAACTTTTCAATAACTCTGAAAAGAGTTTATATGACATAACAATAAAACTTCTGTCAATTGAAGGAAGGCAGACATTGTCTGGCTTTTCCCCAATTGGAACCACAAATGAAATATATCTTAAAAAGCTTCAAAAGGGTGAGAAAAAAAGATTGTCACTCAACATGATTGCAGACGTAGAGTTAAAAACTGGTGTTTATAACCTTGTTTTATCTGTTAGTTTCAAAGAAGACAAAGTTTTAATTACCTCGACTAAAATTGTCGGAGTTGTTGTCGGGTACAATCCTCAGCTTTTGGTTCAGACATTGAAGTTTGACCAAACAACAGGAAAACTTAACTTGAAGATTGTAAATATTGGCAAGTGTACTCTTGAAAATGTTTTAATTGAAGCGTTTGCTGACAGTAAAACAAGCTCATTTGTTGGTACACTGGAAAATGGAGATGACTATCAGGAATCTATTGTTGTTGAGGCAAAAAAACAAAAGAATGTCAAAGTTGTAATATCATATAATGACCAGTTCAATAAAAAATTTACGATTACAAAAATTCTAAAAGCTCCATCCACACAGCCAAAATCCAGCTCAAAGACCAAAAATAAAGGTAGTTTACTTAAAAGCTTTTTAGGATTGGGTGATTAG